A region from the uncultured Draconibacterium sp. genome encodes:
- a CDS encoding tRNA-dihydrouridine synthase family protein has product MIYLAPLQGFTDFVYRAAHAAVFNSIDAYFIPYISLKHNKILPKYFREISPQNNRQMRVVPQVLAKDGNELALMAKQLLDLGYAEINLNLGCPYPMVTNRGKGAGLLATPAKVNEILERFFSTSEGELSVKLRSGLQSDSELSSVIDVLNQFPIKEVIYHPRVASQLYSGEIDENAYLFASQQLKHRLVYNGDIFSVKTYTEKNEMFLQTSDWMLGRGVLMNPLLPNEIMGVQLSKEKRDSLLFLFHKYVLEGYLEAMDNEGNALNKMKQFWIYFSHRFPAHKKVFKLVKKAKDMNKYQSVIRTAFDQL; this is encoded by the coding sequence ATGATTTACCTGGCTCCATTACAGGGTTTTACCGATTTTGTTTACAGAGCAGCTCATGCAGCGGTTTTTAATTCAATTGATGCTTATTTTATTCCTTATATTTCGCTGAAGCACAACAAGATTTTACCAAAGTATTTTCGCGAGATTTCGCCACAGAATAACCGGCAAATGCGTGTTGTACCACAAGTGCTCGCTAAAGATGGTAATGAACTGGCGCTAATGGCGAAGCAACTTCTTGATTTAGGTTATGCTGAAATTAACCTGAACCTGGGGTGTCCGTATCCGATGGTTACCAACCGGGGTAAGGGGGCTGGTTTGTTGGCAACACCGGCTAAAGTTAACGAAATACTGGAACGTTTTTTTAGTACATCTGAAGGAGAACTTTCGGTAAAATTAAGGTCGGGTTTGCAATCAGATTCTGAGTTGAGCTCCGTAATTGATGTGCTGAACCAGTTTCCGATAAAAGAGGTAATTTATCATCCCCGTGTGGCCAGCCAGTTGTATTCTGGAGAAATTGACGAGAATGCCTATTTGTTTGCCAGTCAGCAGTTAAAGCACAGGCTTGTTTATAATGGCGATATTTTTTCAGTAAAAACTTACACGGAAAAAAATGAGATGTTTTTGCAAACAAGCGACTGGATGTTGGGACGTGGAGTTCTGATGAATCCTTTGCTGCCGAATGAAATTATGGGCGTGCAATTGTCAAAAGAGAAGCGCGATAGTTTGCTTTTTTTATTTCATAAATACGTGTTGGAAGGCTATCTGGAAGCCATGGATAACGAAGGCAATGCCTTGAATAAAATGAAGCAGTTTTGGATTTATTTTTCACATCGTTTTCCTGCTCATAAAAAGGTATTTAAACTGGTTAAGAAAGCAAAAGATATGAATAAGTATCAGTCTGTAATTCGAACAGCATTCGACCAATTGTGA
- the polA gene encoding DNA polymerase I, which yields MPENKQQKLFLLDAFALIYRSYFAFIRNPRFNSKGVNTSAMLGVTNTLVQLIEKENPEYLAVVFDVSAPTFRHEMFSEYKANREEMPEDLRKSIPYIRKIIEAFNIPIIEKAGYEADDVIGTLAKKAEKEGFTTYMMTPDKDYAQLVSDKVFMYKPGKGGGDVEVWGLPEVQENFGIETADQVIDILGLMGDSADNIPGCPGVGPKTAQKLIAQYGSIEELYKNTNDLKGKQKERLEENEEQVKLSKVLATIITDAPVDFDKKQLMRDEIKKEDLKKLFDELEFKTLISRLKLVDAPELSATQGTLFGSSEEVAPEIPATKENISSVPHQYYLIENELQRASLRAELSVQKEFCFDTETTGLDTQVAEIVCMSFAFRPHEAYCVTLPPNRDEAQQIMNEFKALFADTNITKIGQNIKFDILILNNYGIEVKGKLYDTMLAHYLVQPDMKHNLDQLCLQYLNYEKVPTEQLIGKKGKNQLTMRSVATEKLRDYACEDADLTLQLKNALDPELDKTNVRELFETLEMPLIPVLVKMESTGVTLNSEELNKYAVVLREQIIDLEKAIIELAGETFNVSSPKQLGPILFEKLKIDTNAKKTKTKQYSTSEDVLIRLVDKHPIVQKILDFRGLKKLLSTYVEALPLLVNPKTGKIHTSYNQAIAATGRLSSVNPNLQNIPIRDAAGREIRKAFIPSDDEHTFFSADYSQIELRIMAALSGDEEMQRAFNEGKDIHAITASKIYQVEEEKVDADMRRKAKTANFGIIYGISAFGLSQRLNIPRTEAKQLIDGYFENFPKIKAFMDKQITLARENGYVETIKGRRRYLNDINSANAVVRGMAERNAINAPIQGSAADIIKIAMINIHNKMEEQQLKSRMILQVHDELNFDVFKPELDAMKKMVKEEMENAVNIGVQLTVESNAADNWLDAH from the coding sequence ATGCCTGAAAATAAACAGCAAAAACTTTTTCTTTTAGATGCATTTGCACTGATTTACCGTAGTTATTTTGCCTTTATCCGCAATCCACGTTTTAACTCAAAAGGGGTAAACACCTCGGCTATGCTTGGGGTAACCAACACCTTAGTTCAGCTTATTGAAAAAGAAAACCCGGAGTACCTTGCGGTAGTTTTTGATGTTTCGGCCCCAACCTTCAGGCACGAAATGTTTAGCGAATACAAAGCTAACCGCGAAGAAATGCCGGAAGACCTGCGAAAATCAATCCCCTACATTCGTAAAATTATTGAAGCCTTTAATATTCCGATTATTGAAAAAGCCGGATATGAAGCTGATGATGTTATTGGCACACTGGCCAAAAAGGCAGAAAAAGAAGGATTTACTACTTACATGATGACCCCCGATAAAGACTATGCCCAACTGGTTTCGGATAAAGTATTTATGTACAAACCGGGTAAGGGCGGAGGAGATGTTGAAGTGTGGGGCCTGCCCGAAGTACAGGAAAATTTTGGCATTGAAACCGCCGACCAGGTAATTGATATTCTCGGGCTAATGGGCGATTCGGCTGATAATATTCCAGGATGCCCCGGTGTTGGCCCAAAAACTGCCCAAAAACTGATTGCCCAATACGGAAGCATTGAAGAGCTTTATAAAAACACCAACGACCTGAAAGGCAAACAAAAAGAGCGGCTGGAAGAAAACGAAGAACAGGTTAAACTTTCAAAAGTTTTAGCAACAATTATAACCGATGCTCCGGTTGATTTTGATAAGAAACAACTGATGCGTGATGAGATTAAAAAAGAAGACCTGAAAAAACTTTTTGATGAGCTGGAGTTTAAAACACTTATCTCGAGATTGAAACTTGTTGATGCTCCTGAATTATCAGCAACACAAGGGACTTTATTTGGCAGCTCTGAAGAGGTTGCACCAGAAATACCGGCTACAAAAGAGAATATATCATCGGTTCCACACCAGTATTACCTAATTGAAAACGAATTGCAACGAGCCAGTTTGCGTGCCGAACTTTCCGTTCAGAAAGAATTTTGTTTTGATACCGAAACTACTGGCCTCGACACCCAGGTAGCCGAGATTGTTTGTATGTCGTTTGCTTTTCGTCCGCACGAAGCTTACTGCGTAACTTTGCCCCCAAACCGCGATGAAGCGCAACAAATAATGAATGAATTTAAAGCATTATTTGCCGATACCAACATCACTAAAATTGGGCAAAACATTAAGTTTGACATTCTTATTCTGAACAACTATGGTATTGAAGTCAAAGGAAAACTATACGATACTATGCTGGCCCATTACCTTGTTCAACCCGATATGAAACACAACCTCGATCAATTGTGTTTGCAATACCTGAATTACGAGAAAGTACCTACCGAACAGCTGATTGGGAAAAAAGGCAAGAACCAGCTAACAATGCGATCGGTGGCTACCGAAAAACTTCGCGACTATGCGTGCGAAGATGCCGATTTAACGCTTCAGTTAAAAAATGCCCTGGATCCGGAACTGGATAAAACCAATGTTCGCGAACTTTTTGAAACACTGGAAATGCCTTTAATTCCGGTTTTGGTAAAAATGGAAAGCACCGGGGTAACACTTAATTCTGAAGAACTGAATAAATACGCAGTTGTTTTGCGCGAGCAAATAATCGACCTTGAAAAAGCCATTATTGAGCTTGCCGGCGAAACCTTTAATGTCTCGTCGCCCAAACAGCTGGGACCTATACTTTTTGAGAAACTTAAAATTGACACCAACGCCAAAAAAACCAAAACCAAACAATACTCTACTTCTGAAGATGTGCTAATTCGTTTGGTTGACAAGCACCCGATTGTACAAAAAATTCTGGATTTCAGGGGCTTAAAAAAGCTACTTTCAACTTATGTAGAAGCCTTGCCCCTGCTTGTAAATCCAAAAACCGGAAAAATACACACCTCTTATAATCAGGCAATTGCCGCTACCGGACGTTTAAGTTCGGTAAATCCCAACCTGCAAAACATACCAATACGCGATGCTGCGGGAAGAGAGATAAGAAAAGCCTTCATTCCTTCCGATGATGAGCATACTTTCTTTTCGGCCGACTACTCGCAAATTGAATTGCGAATTATGGCTGCCCTGAGTGGCGATGAAGAAATGCAACGTGCCTTTAACGAGGGCAAAGATATTCATGCCATAACGGCTTCGAAAATATACCAGGTGGAAGAAGAAAAGGTAGATGCCGATATGCGCCGAAAAGCAAAAACAGCAAACTTTGGAATAATTTACGGCATTTCAGCCTTCGGCTTATCGCAGCGTTTAAATATTCCACGCACAGAAGCCAAGCAGCTTATTGATGGCTATTTCGAGAATTTTCCGAAAATAAAAGCTTTTATGGATAAGCAAATAACACTAGCCCGCGAAAACGGTTATGTTGAAACAATTAAAGGCCGGCGCCGCTACCTAAACGATATAAATTCGGCCAATGCTGTGGTTCGCGGAATGGCCGAACGAAATGCGATAAATGCACCAATTCAGGGCTCTGCTGCTGATATTATTAAAATTGCCATGATCAATATTCATAATAAAATGGAAGAGCAGCAGTTAAAATCGAGAATGATTTTACAGGTACATGATGAATTGAATTTTGATGTGTTCAAACCGGAGCTGGATGCAATGAAGAAAATGGTAAAGGAAGAAATGGAAAATGCAGTGAACATTGGTGTGCAATTAACCGTTGAAAGTAATGCCGCCGATAATTGGTTGGATGCTCACTAA
- a CDS encoding 6-carboxytetrahydropterin synthase, with protein sequence MAKIRVTKKFHFEMAHALYQYDGLCRNIHGHTYNMEVTLLGEIKHEEGHPKDGMVLDFGKLKKLVKDKIVSVFDHSLVVSKTYANKHKSHLSEITDRVIVFDFQPTSENMCVHFAHILQQVLPSSVSLYSIRLYETATSYAEWFAEDNK encoded by the coding sequence ATGGCAAAAATAAGAGTTACCAAAAAGTTTCATTTTGAAATGGCCCATGCACTCTACCAGTACGATGGATTGTGCCGCAATATACACGGGCATACCTACAATATGGAAGTAACCTTGCTGGGCGAAATAAAACACGAGGAAGGCCACCCAAAAGACGGAATGGTACTGGATTTTGGAAAGCTCAAAAAGCTGGTGAAAGACAAAATTGTTTCGGTCTTCGACCATAGTCTTGTGGTAAGCAAAACCTATGCAAATAAACACAAGTCACATCTTTCGGAGATTACAGATCGTGTAATTGTGTTTGATTTTCAACCCACATCAGAAAATATGTGTGTACATTTTGCTCATATTCTTCAACAAGTATTACCATCAAGTGTTTCATTATACAGCATTCGGCTTTACGAAACAGCAACCTCTTACGCCGAGTGGTTTGCCGAAGACAACAAGTAA
- a CDS encoding manganese efflux pump MntP family protein: MTTAKFITFLLIGIGLSFDSFAVSVSCGLMKREIKFNQAALVAASLAFFQALFPVLGWLVGEALKDLIASVDHWIAFGLLAFIGGKMIVDGIKEDGALKSFDPFKWSVLLGLSVATSIDALVVGLSFGFLDVPILYPVLVIGPVTFIASMLGMLFGKCISAKRSHQSLIVGGIILVAIGLKILLEHLFLPTS, translated from the coding sequence ATGACGACTGCAAAATTTATAACTTTTTTACTCATTGGTATAGGATTAAGTTTCGACTCCTTTGCTGTTTCCGTTTCGTGCGGATTAATGAAAAGAGAAATCAAATTTAACCAGGCAGCTCTGGTAGCTGCATCACTGGCTTTTTTCCAGGCACTATTCCCCGTACTTGGATGGCTAGTAGGTGAAGCGTTAAAAGACCTGATTGCCTCTGTAGATCATTGGATAGCCTTTGGGTTACTTGCTTTTATTGGCGGGAAGATGATTGTTGACGGAATTAAGGAAGATGGGGCTTTAAAAAGTTTTGATCCCTTTAAATGGAGCGTATTGCTGGGCCTGTCGGTGGCAACCAGTATCGACGCTTTGGTGGTTGGCCTAAGTTTTGGTTTTTTAGATGTTCCCATACTTTACCCGGTGCTGGTGATAGGCCCGGTTACTTTTATCGCATCAATGTTGGGCATGTTGTTTGGGAAATGCATATCGGCCAAAAGAAGCCATCAATCTCTAATCGTTGGAGGTATAATACTTGTTGCAATTGGCTTAAAAATATTGCTTGAACATCTGTTCCTGCCAACATCTTAG
- a CDS encoding sigma-70 family RNA polymerase sigma factor translates to MTTDEFKNKVLPYSVKLYPMLFRILKNEEETRDALQELMLRLWKRKEELDNCSNQSGYIITMARNYSFDLLKKKKPELMDDAHEYRLFNKEAEETSQDVKEKFYEVRKVIDNLPERYRTVIQLRDIDGFSFEEIKQMTGYEIANLRVILSRARQKVKQEVEKIYNYDTTGKYAREIL, encoded by the coding sequence ATGACCACTGATGAGTTTAAAAATAAAGTTCTTCCGTACTCGGTAAAGCTGTACCCGATGTTGTTTCGTATTCTTAAAAATGAGGAAGAAACCCGCGATGCCCTGCAGGAATTAATGCTCAGGCTATGGAAACGTAAGGAGGAACTGGATAATTGTAGCAACCAGTCGGGGTATATAATTACAATGGCGCGGAATTACAGCTTTGATTTACTAAAAAAGAAAAAACCGGAGTTAATGGATGATGCTCATGAGTACCGGCTTTTCAACAAGGAAGCGGAAGAAACAAGTCAGGATGTGAAGGAGAAATTTTACGAGGTACGAAAGGTGATTGACAATTTGCCGGAGAGATACCGGACGGTAATTCAGCTACGCGACATTGATGGATTTTCTTTTGAAGAGATTAAACAAATGACCGGATATGAAATTGCAAACCTGCGGGTAATCTTGTCGCGGGCAAGGCAGAAGGTAAAACAGGAAGTTGAAAAAATTTACAATTATGACACTACTGGAAAATATGCTAGGGAAATATTATAA
- a CDS encoding DUF4252 domain-containing protein, translating into MKKLVLMVLVIGISLPVLAQQSQSFFEQLTEKYAEQDGFSASLLSSDMFELYLRKKNIDEDSELAEALENLDNIMVVSQSKFGLHSTGFFEGDNKPAKQPKAGTAELHQEILAHYKKSAYSLLKTEKRMGEDVKVYLKRDDGVITALALVTNSNSATNLIELSGNIDLSNVAYLNKALNLRGLENLYKIDNSRSGFFSGGSAYQPYHFDEEQIAEMEARALEMAEKARLSDEQIAEIEKQAQIQFEKQREMAEKYREMAEKYGRQPIFLSTPGDTNTVYFIDGKQVKSKEVKDLLKRSEIEQLSKTEEDGKTVIKITTKKALN; encoded by the coding sequence ATGAAAAAATTAGTTTTAATGGTGTTGGTAATCGGTATTTCACTGCCGGTATTGGCACAACAGTCTCAGAGTTTTTTTGAGCAGTTAACAGAAAAGTATGCAGAGCAGGATGGTTTTAGTGCCAGTCTGTTAAGTAGCGATATGTTTGAACTTTACCTTCGAAAGAAGAATATTGATGAAGATTCGGAACTGGCCGAGGCTCTTGAAAATCTCGATAATATTATGGTTGTTTCGCAAAGTAAGTTTGGACTGCACAGCACTGGGTTTTTTGAAGGCGATAATAAACCGGCAAAACAACCCAAAGCAGGAACTGCAGAATTGCACCAGGAAATTCTGGCACATTATAAGAAAAGTGCTTATTCATTACTGAAAACCGAAAAGCGAATGGGGGAAGATGTAAAAGTTTATTTGAAGCGTGATGATGGAGTAATTACAGCTTTAGCCTTGGTAACTAATTCGAATTCCGCTACTAACCTTATCGAGCTGTCAGGGAATATTGATTTGTCGAACGTTGCTTATTTGAACAAAGCGCTTAATCTTCGTGGTCTTGAAAATTTATATAAAATTGATAACTCGCGTTCAGGTTTTTTCTCCGGAGGGAGTGCATATCAGCCCTATCATTTTGATGAGGAACAAATAGCAGAGATGGAAGCACGTGCATTGGAAATGGCAGAAAAGGCAAGGCTTTCGGATGAGCAAATTGCTGAAATAGAAAAACAGGCGCAGATTCAATTTGAGAAGCAACGCGAGATGGCGGAGAAATACCGCGAGATGGCGGAGAAATACGGTAGGCAACCCATTTTTTTGAGTACTCCGGGCGATACCAATACCGTTTATTTTATAGATGGCAAGCAGGTAAAAAGCAAAGAAGTTAAAGATCTTTTAAAGAGGAGTGAAATTGAACAGCTTTCAAAAACAGAAGAGGATGGAAAAACCGTGATCAAAATAACAACAAAAAAGGCTCTCAACTGA
- a CDS encoding mechanosensitive ion channel domain-containing protein, protein MEKVENLSEQLYSLVMFYGPKLVGAIITLLIGLWVISIIRGALRRRFEKQNVDPSLRGFLNSMIGILLKLMLWIAVIGMMGVQMTSFIAILGAAGLAVGMALSGTLQNFAGGVMILIFKPFKAGDFINAQGHSGIVNEIQIFNTILKTPDNKTIIIPNGGLSTGSLTNFSAEPKRRVDFTFGIGYGDDVDKAKEVLMKLIKEDDRIINDPAEPFIAVSELADSSVNLVVRVWAEAANYWGIYFDLTEKVYKTFDKEGLNIPFPQMDVHVHK, encoded by the coding sequence ATGGAAAAAGTAGAAAATCTTTCAGAACAGCTTTACTCTTTAGTAATGTTTTACGGCCCAAAATTAGTGGGAGCCATTATCACACTTCTTATTGGTTTATGGGTTATCTCGATTATAAGGGGAGCTTTACGCCGCCGATTTGAGAAACAAAATGTTGACCCCTCGTTGCGCGGATTTCTGAACAGTATGATTGGCATTTTATTAAAACTGATGCTTTGGATTGCTGTAATCGGGATGATGGGCGTTCAGATGACTTCGTTTATTGCCATTTTAGGTGCTGCCGGTTTGGCGGTAGGTATGGCTTTATCAGGAACATTGCAGAATTTTGCCGGCGGGGTGATGATTCTGATTTTTAAGCCTTTTAAAGCTGGCGATTTTATTAATGCCCAGGGACATTCGGGAATTGTAAACGAAATTCAGATTTTTAATACGATTCTGAAAACACCGGACAACAAAACCATTATTATTCCAAATGGTGGGTTATCAACTGGTTCGTTAACCAATTTTTCGGCTGAACCAAAACGGCGTGTTGACTTTACTTTTGGTATTGGCTATGGCGATGATGTTGACAAAGCCAAAGAGGTATTGATGAAGCTGATAAAAGAAGACGACCGTATTATTAACGATCCTGCAGAACCCTTTATAGCAGTTAGCGAGCTGGCAGATAGTTCGGTTAACTTAGTGGTTCGTGTTTGGGCCGAAGCAGCTAATTATTGGGGAATTTATTTCGATTTAACCGAAAAAGTTTATAAAACCTTTGATAAGGAAGGCCTTAACATTCCTTTCCCGCAAATGGATGTGCATGTTCACAAATAA
- a CDS encoding acyl carrier protein, with product METETIAEKSLRRNLYRVLRKTGVTRDNICLSASFIEDLNFDNIDWTIFTYYLERVFNIRIKDEEISNFANVNDTLIYLKGELVYSSN from the coding sequence ATGGAAACAGAAACAATTGCAGAAAAGTCGTTACGAAGAAACCTCTACCGGGTTTTGCGAAAAACAGGTGTTACCCGTGATAACATTTGTTTGAGCGCCTCGTTTATTGAGGATCTGAATTTCGACAACATCGATTGGACGATTTTTACTTACTACCTCGAACGCGTTTTTAACATTCGTATAAAAGATGAGGAAATAAGTAATTTTGCCAATGTAAACGACACGCTTATTTACCTAAAAGGCGAGTTGGTGTACTCTAGCAACTAA